Proteins encoded within one genomic window of Gigantopelta aegis isolate Gae_Host unplaced genomic scaffold, Gae_host_genome ctg6248_pilon_pilon, whole genome shotgun sequence:
- the LOC121366577 gene encoding complement C1q tumor necrosis factor-related protein 5-like — MSLYITRRDGRDGIQGPPGPAGTPGRDGTNGKDGSKGDKGEPGPPGPSGPRNGGVVFTRWGRTTCPTTNDTELLYKGKAAGSHFDQTGAKITCPKTWTTEYQGYLMAERYDHKRNAVYECVDKDAESIPGSVANTNGALFYHVQAQCNGLLCPPYDKEKRASLC, encoded by the exons ATGAGCctctacatcacaa GACGTGATGGTCGTGATGGCATACAAGGTCCTCCTGGACCAGCTGGTACACCTGGAAGAGATGGTACCAATGGTAAAGATGGAAGTAAAGGGGACAAAGGAGAACCAGGACCACCAGGACCTTCTGGACCAAGAAATGGAGGTGTGGTCTTTACTAGATGGGGACGTACCACCTGTCCTACAACCAATGATACAGAATTACTCTACAAAGGGAAAGCTGCTGGGAGTCATTTTGATCAAACTGGAG CAAAGATTACATGTCCTAAAACATGGACCACAGAATATCAAGGTTATCTCATGGCTGAACGATATGACCACAAACGTAATGCAGTCTATGAATGTGTTGATAAAGATGCTGAATCTATTCCAGGAAGTGTTGCTAACACTAATGGTGCTTTATTCTATCATGTTCAAGCTCAATGTAATGGTCTTCTCTGTCCTCCTTATGACAAGGAGAAAAGAGCTAGCTTGTGTG